In one window of Paraflavitalea soli DNA:
- the uxaC gene encoding glucuronate isomerase, producing the protein MKNFLDEHFLLHTKTAQKLYHDYAKNMPIIDYHCHLPQQQIAEDKQFENLTQIWLYGDHYKWRAMRTNGADERYITGNASDWEKFEKWAETVPYTLRNPLYHWTHLELQRYFDVHKVLSPATAKEIYEECTAKLQTPEFGVRNLLRKMDVRLVCTTDDPVDNLEFHAQLQAERFEIPILPAFRPDAAMNVDNPVNFNNYVSRVEKAANTSVGSYNDYLTALKKRHDFFAAHGCNVSDHGLEEIYAEDYTEAEIKAIFDKVRGGKELDLTERKKFKSAMLVTFAEWDWERGWVQQYHLGALRNNNTRMLNQLGPDTGWDSIGDFSQARSLSKFLNRLDTDDKLTKTILYNLNPADNELMATMVGNFNDGSSAGKIQWGSGWWFLDQKDGMTKQMNTLSNMGLLSRFVGMLTDSRSFLSYPRHEYFRRILCNLFGDEIEHGELPNDIAWVGKVIQDICFHNAKNYFNWQYVEKQSHITEKIF; encoded by the coding sequence ATGAAGAACTTCTTAGACGAACATTTTCTCTTGCATACCAAGACAGCTCAAAAGCTGTATCATGACTATGCCAAGAACATGCCGATTATTGATTATCACTGCCACCTGCCCCAACAACAGATAGCAGAAGACAAGCAATTTGAAAACCTTACCCAGATCTGGTTATACGGTGATCATTACAAATGGCGTGCTATGCGTACCAATGGCGCTGATGAACGCTATATCACCGGCAATGCCAGCGACTGGGAGAAGTTTGAAAAATGGGCTGAAACTGTTCCCTATACTTTACGCAACCCCCTGTACCACTGGACACACCTGGAATTGCAACGCTATTTTGATGTGCATAAGGTGCTGAGCCCTGCTACAGCCAAAGAGATATATGAGGAGTGTACAGCAAAATTGCAAACACCTGAATTTGGCGTACGCAACCTGCTGCGCAAAATGGATGTAAGACTTGTGTGCACCACCGATGATCCGGTCGACAACCTGGAGTTTCATGCACAGCTGCAGGCTGAACGCTTTGAAATTCCTATTCTCCCTGCTTTCCGTCCCGATGCTGCGATGAACGTGGACAATCCTGTTAACTTCAACAACTATGTGAGCAGGGTAGAAAAAGCCGCCAATACATCTGTAGGCTCCTATAATGATTACCTTACTGCCTTGAAAAAACGCCATGATTTCTTTGCTGCGCATGGCTGTAATGTATCAGACCACGGCCTCGAAGAGATCTATGCAGAAGACTATACGGAGGCTGAGATCAAAGCGATCTTTGATAAAGTACGCGGCGGCAAGGAACTCGACCTTACTGAGCGTAAGAAGTTCAAGTCGGCTATGCTCGTCACCTTTGCCGAATGGGATTGGGAAAGGGGCTGGGTACAGCAATACCACCTCGGCGCTTTGCGCAATAATAACACGCGCATGTTGAATCAGCTGGGGCCGGATACGGGATGGGATTCCATTGGCGATTTCTCCCAGGCAAGGTCACTGTCTAAATTCCTCAACCGCCTCGATACTGATGATAAGCTCACCAAAACTATTCTGTACAACCTCAATCCTGCTGATAATGAACTGATGGCTACCATGGTAGGCAACTTCAATGATGGTTCATCGGCCGGGAAGATACAATGGGGCTCGGGCTGGTGGTTCCTCGACCAGAAAGATGGCATGACCAAACAAATGAATACATTATCCAATATGGGTTTGTTAAGCAGGTTTGTAGGCATGCTTACCGATTCAAGAAGTTTTCTGTCATATCCCCGTCATGAATATTTCCGTCGTATCTTGTGCAACCTGTTTGGTGATGAGATAGAGCATGGAGAACTGCCCAACGATATTGCCTGGGTAGGAAAAGTGATACAGGACATCTGTTTCCACAATGCAAAGAACTATTTTAACTGGCAGTATGTCGAGAAACAGTCACACATCACAGAAAAAATCTTTTAA
- a CDS encoding SDR family oxidoreductase has product MAILDFFNLKGKTALVTGCNKGIGKGMALGLAEAGADIIGVSGSLELSGSDIEKQVTALGRKFKAYQADLSDRTSLYAFVEKAKAENPVIDILVNNAGTIMRKPAAEHPDEYWDKVMSINLDAPFILAREFGKDMVVRGSGKIIFTCSLLTFQGGINVPGYAGSKGALGSLIKALANEWAGKGVNVNGIAPGYIATDNTEALRNDPVRSKSILDRIPAGRWGEPEDFKGAVVFLASEAAQYVSGTIITVDGGWMGR; this is encoded by the coding sequence ATGGCTATATTGGACTTCTTTAATCTTAAGGGCAAAACGGCCCTCGTAACAGGCTGTAATAAAGGTATTGGAAAAGGCATGGCATTGGGCCTGGCTGAAGCGGGTGCTGATATTATCGGCGTATCCGGTTCCCTGGAACTCAGCGGCAGCGATATTGAAAAGCAAGTGACAGCGCTTGGCAGGAAATTCAAAGCTTATCAGGCTGATCTTTCTGATCGTACAAGTCTCTATGCTTTTGTAGAAAAAGCCAAAGCGGAAAATCCGGTTATCGATATATTGGTCAACAATGCTGGCACCATTATGCGTAAACCAGCAGCAGAACACCCGGATGAATACTGGGATAAAGTAATGTCCATTAACCTCGATGCTCCCTTTATCCTGGCCAGGGAATTTGGAAAGGATATGGTGGTCCGGGGCAGTGGTAAGATCATTTTTACCTGTTCACTGCTTACCTTTCAGGGAGGTATCAACGTACCGGGTTATGCCGGCAGTAAAGGGGCACTCGGTAGCCTGATTAAAGCACTCGCCAATGAATGGGCGGGTAAAGGCGTAAATGTGAATGGTATTGCACCAGGATATATTGCCACTGATAATACGGAGGCCTTGCGTAATGATCCCGTTCGTAGCAAGTCCATCCTGGATCGTATTCCGGCTGGCCGCTGGGGTGAACCGGAAGACTTTAAGGGCGCTGTGGTATTCCTGGCATCCGAGGCCGCCCAATATGTGAGCGGCACCATCATTACCGTCGATGGCGGATGGATGGGGAGATAA
- a CDS encoding UxaA family hydrolase, whose amino-acid sequence MKQIVLKVHPKDNVLVALQDLTKGQIIPFNGSQYTLVEDIPAKHKFITESLPTGGAVTMYGVLIGKAKQDIPVGARISTSNLKHAAEEYQLSDHRRTGWHIPDVSRWKEKTFKGFHRADGSVGTANYWLVVPLVFCENRNVEVLKEALLEELGYARPKKYNDLTKQLIAAYQKGINIDTVEFSEPASDDVQAGRHLFKNVDGIKFLAHEGGCGGIRQDAQTLCGLLAGYITHPNVAGATVLSLGCQNAQVAMLQEEIAKRSPNFSKPLYILEQQKEGLETDLLAKAVKQTFAGLVAADQFTRQPAPLSKIVIGLECGGSDGFSGISANPAVGYTSDLLVAMGGSVILSEFPELCGVEQEISDRCTTQEAAKKFIDLMRSYNARAQAVGSGFDMNPSPGNIKDGLITDAIKSAGAAKKGGTSPVADVLDYPEQVTKPGLNLLCTPGNDVESTTAEVGSGATVVLFTTGLGTPTGNPIAPVVKISTNTVLYNKMRDIIDLNAGTIIDGEETIEQCGERILDYIIKVASGEIIISAVRHGQDDFIPWKRGVSL is encoded by the coding sequence ATGAAACAGATCGTATTGAAAGTGCACCCGAAAGACAATGTGCTGGTAGCGTTGCAAGACCTCACCAAAGGACAAATCATTCCCTTCAATGGGAGTCAGTATACGCTGGTGGAAGATATTCCGGCCAAGCACAAATTCATTACAGAATCACTCCCCACAGGAGGAGCAGTGACCATGTATGGCGTGCTCATCGGCAAAGCCAAACAGGACATTCCCGTAGGCGCCCGCATCTCCACTTCCAACCTCAAACATGCAGCTGAAGAATACCAACTGTCGGACCATCGCAGAACAGGCTGGCATATACCCGATGTGAGCCGCTGGAAGGAGAAAACATTCAAGGGTTTCCATCGTGCTGATGGCAGCGTAGGTACTGCTAATTATTGGCTGGTAGTGCCTCTTGTATTTTGTGAGAACCGTAATGTGGAAGTGCTGAAAGAGGCCTTGCTGGAAGAGCTCGGTTATGCCCGGCCAAAAAAGTATAATGATTTGACAAAACAATTGATAGCGGCCTATCAGAAAGGGATTAATATTGACACGGTTGAATTCAGTGAGCCTGCGTCTGACGACGTACAGGCAGGGCGGCATTTGTTTAAGAATGTGGATGGTATTAAGTTCCTGGCACATGAAGGTGGCTGTGGCGGTATCCGGCAGGATGCACAAACCCTTTGCGGTCTATTGGCCGGTTACATCACCCATCCCAATGTAGCAGGTGCTACTGTACTGAGCCTGGGCTGTCAGAATGCCCAGGTAGCCATGTTGCAGGAGGAGATCGCCAAACGGTCACCCAACTTCAGCAAGCCGCTCTATATACTGGAACAACAGAAAGAAGGACTGGAAACCGACTTGCTGGCCAAAGCTGTAAAGCAAACTTTTGCCGGGCTGGTGGCTGCTGATCAGTTTACACGTCAGCCTGCGCCGCTGAGCAAAATAGTCATTGGTCTTGAGTGTGGCGGCTCTGATGGCTTCTCCGGTATTTCAGCCAATCCGGCGGTGGGGTACACCTCCGATCTGCTGGTTGCCATGGGAGGATCTGTCATCCTTTCTGAGTTTCCGGAGCTGTGTGGAGTAGAACAGGAGATCAGCGATCGTTGTACCACGCAGGAGGCTGCCAAAAAGTTCATTGACCTTATGCGTTCCTACAATGCCCGCGCACAGGCTGTAGGTTCTGGTTTCGATATGAATCCCTCTCCCGGCAATATCAAGGATGGCCTCATTACTGATGCCATCAAGTCTGCGGGAGCAGCTAAAAAAGGAGGTACCTCTCCGGTGGCCGATGTACTCGACTACCCGGAACAGGTGACCAAACCCGGTCTCAACCTCCTTTGTACACCTGGTAATGATGTGGAATCAACTACTGCCGAAGTAGGCTCAGGAGCTACGGTAGTGCTGTTTACTACTGGTCTGGGTACGCCTACCGGCAATCCCATTGCACCTGTAGTGAAAATATCCACCAACACGGTACTGTACAATAAAATGCGTGACATTATTGATCTCAATGCCGGCACCATCATCGACGGGGAGGAAACGATTGAACAATGTGGCGAGCGTATACTCGATTACATTATCAAAGTGGCCAGTGGGGAGATTATCATCAGCGCTGTAAGGCATGGACAGGATGATTTCATTCCCTGGAAGCGCGGTGTATCATTATAA